The genomic segment GGGTGAACAGAACTTTCAAAGACCTGCCATGTATTGACACTTCTCCTGTATTTGAAACATTTATCCGTCTAGAAGAGCTCACAGAATAAGAGATGACTAAAGCCAGATGCTATgcttccagtttttttttcataaatccCTTTGGATAGCAAGATTACCTTAAGAAACATTAAAGGTGTTAAGGCACACAGACAAATCTGTGCGTAGCAAGGGTTAACGCACAAATCCATGATTTATCGATATTTTCGTACCTGAATTTGTTTGCACTGCAGGAACAAATTAATTAGTACCTCTGACCATgtgtacaaacaaacaaaaatggctGCCTAAGGACATTTAACCTCTATAAAATGaatactactactacaactAAAGCTACTATTAATAGTATTAGGAATtgctatcattattattattgttattattattgttgttgttgctttcaTGTAATATTAACagttttacaaaacaccatATGCTCAgttacaattaaataaaaaattgtatgcaaagaaaacaaaatactaaattgaaacatttttaatttcaacataTTCCAGtatttcttttatctttttttgtcttttttctttcatcagtTTATCTTCCCTAAAATTATCTTatccttcattaaaaaaaaaagacttctttCACTTGCAGtctaatttttttgtttgttcatagAGTGAGTTTTGTCATGTGGAGCCGACAGACTTTCCAGCTGCTTTTTCTTATACTCTGTCGGGTCTTTTTACACCAGTTTCAAACTTATTTTACTTGAGTCACAGTGAGTGTGTCTCTCCCTTAGCAGTGCAGGCTGCTCTCTCACAACATTACTGCGTTTTTCACTTCACCTCCAGGTAAactaatttatttatacagggaAATGGAGGTGTGGCTGTATGTTTTATGCTTATTGCACACAGCAAGCATGACCATGTTGATTTAGAGTCTGATTTACTACCAAAAGTAAATCATTTATGAAACACGTGCAAGAACAAAATTAGCCAGTGCAATTTTTGCATAGGGTAAGACTGTTCCCACGCACATATTAGTAAATAAGGGCCATTATTTTGTAtctacaaaagaaaacacagtagtAAAGAAAATATACAGTAACACATTACTTTCCGCTGCAGAAAAACATCCATCAGAAATAATTCCACAAAAAGTTCCAAGTGCAGCAAAACCATCGACAATAAGACAGTTTTGTCCATCAGACTATTCCAGCCATTCATTAAACCCTGTTTAATATTGTTGCACAGACTTTCCAATTTTGCACACCATAGCCCATTTAAAAAGCATAACACTCAAAAACTCTCTGATCTTTACcttaaaagcactttgaggtgactgttgttgtgattttctatatacagtactgtgcaaaagtgttAGGCAGGTGTGAAAACTGCTTTAAAGAATgctttcagaaatataaatgactATTTATTTGCCCCAGATgcattctgcagcaggacaacgaccccaaacatacagccaaagtCTTTAAGAACTATCTTCAGCGTAAAGAAGAACAagctgcttcactgagtgaacaggttaaatgcagagaggaatttccccaaggggatcaataaagtatacattattattattattaagaagTACTGGAAGTGATGCTATGGCCCCAACAGAGCCCTGATCTCAACATCATCGAGTGTGTCCACAGATCTGTGGTTAGTCCTTCAAGATGTTTGAAACAACCTACCAGCCGAGTTCCTTCAAAAACTTTGTGCAAGTCTACCTAGAAGAATTGATGCTGTTTTGAAAGCAAAGGCTGGTCAcagatttctcttttgttccttcactgcattttgttgattgatgaaaataaatgataaacACTTCCATTTTTGAAAGTATTCTTTCTTTATagcattttttcctcacctgcctaaaacttttgcacagtactgtaaacaaaattgaactgaactgaatccaATACAGTGTCCAGGTCAGGCCTGCACACCAGTGATCATACAGAGTGAATAAGCTCGTCTTTGATGATACAGAATACCACTTTCCCTTCACTTTTAGGCAAATTGTATTTAGAGGGGGCCTTTTTACGTTTTCCatgatatgactgcactatcaCTGTCTAGGTAAAGAGTTTATCAGTTGGTCAATTTCAAGTCAGTCTGTTGACGTTCACCAACTCTTCCTCTTGCTTCCGTTTGTTGCAAATTTCAGTTTCTTGACCTCCCTGAGGACGTGGTCTGCCTTCTTCAGCTTCTccatggcctcagccagcaaaTCCCCCGGTACATCCTCCTCTTCACTTCCTCCATGGTCCTGGGACACTTTGCACAAAAGCTTGCTCGTCTTTTCCATCTCTAGAGCCACTTCAGTCTCAAGTTTAATAACATCATCACTAGAACCCCCAGCACTTACAGCTCCACCTCTGCTAGACTCTTTCATCTGATTACAGGCATCAGATTCAGACAGCAAATCTCCAATTGAGGCTGACCTGGCCTTGGCTGAGGGCTTGAGAGGAGGGATGGGTTTTATGTTCTTAGAGCTAACCTGAGGCACTGTTGTGACCTGTGCTGGTCTTAAAATAACAGATATCTGAATGTTGTCCTCACTAGCATCCGCCACATCGAGAGCAGAATGGCTTCCCCTGAGTGCAGCTGTAGCAGCTACCAATGTGTCTTGACTTCCAGAGCCTTCACTCTCATCATCTGAGTGCTGACCACTGTCTACAGATTTCTcatcttgcttttttttctccccggACAAGTGGTAGAGCAGTGGACTCAGGGTAAGGCTCTCAGTGGTTGAGTCATTCAAAGAGGGGACTTCACTCTCGGCCAGTGCATCTTTTGAATCGACAGAAATGACTGAGGCAGTATTGTCAGGTCCCTCTTTAGGATAACTCGTAGCCGAGGAGCTTTCTATCCGCTGTGTGTCAGGCTCAGCACATTCATCAGGGTTTTTCTTGAACTTTGGATGGGGACTTGGACTCTTTCTCAGTGCCTCAGTTGGTATTTGTTCCCCACATTCAGATACCATCTTTGTGTTGCTGCTAACTGTTTCCTCTGTGCTAGGACTCTCGTGTTTATCATCTTTCACATCAGGTGATGTTTCTTTAGCAATCAGCTGCACTGCCTCATCTGTTTCCACGGCTGTTTCTATCGTCTCCTTCCTACTGTCATCTTCCTTCTCATTATCCTCAGTACTAATCCCTTCAACCTGCTGGTCTGTCTCGGAGCCAGGATGGGAGGGCTTCTTCTCCTTGGATGGAGGCATAGGAGGGTGAGAGTGTGGCTTGGACTGTAAAGCATCAACATTACTCACAGAGCTGGGTTTATTGGGAGGCATTGGTGGTGGAGCTGCCTTTTTACTGGCATCAGAAGTGATTTCAGAAATCTTCTCAGGTTTTGCCTCTTCTGTAGTTTCTTCAACAGGTGAAGCAGAGGGTTTTGCTTCTTTCAATGGGGGCATCGGTACCTTCAAATATTATAGCAATTTTTAAAGGCCATGATAtccaaacacaaagacatgcaCAAATGTTACATTTCACAATTACAATATTTAGAAAAATTAGACATACCTTTTTCTCTGAACCATCATTCTTTTGAGGTTCATCTTCAAGTGCTGTGCTGGGTTTAGCCTCCTTGATAGGCGGCATTGGAGGTTTGATGATCTTTTTGGGGGGACTGACGTCTGGATCTGGCTGAGCTTCCTCCTCGGTAATTGGCACCAACTGTTTCTCTTTGGAGGTCTCACTGCCATCAACATTGGCATAATGTGCTCCATTAGGCATTACAGCATCTTCAAGATCAAGATCCAAGCGCAGGATTCCATCAGATGACACATCGGCTACCTAGAAGAAAAGATACATGATTAAATGAcacagagcacatggacagGAAATAACTGAGTAGAGTTCAGCATGACCTAAGGGTTAAGCTCAGGAAATTTAAGGAACCTACGGGAGCAGGATGGAGGCCAAACTAGAATAGAGCAGTACCAAGGATTTGTGGAGTAGTGCAAATTAAATCAGTGGGTTCAAGGTGAGACACAAGCAGTGGGCCTATAAGCTAAAAGTTTCTTTAACAGATTTAGTTTACAACCCTCTGCTGCCTCCTCCATCACACACCCTTGCCTTCACAGACCGTCACTACCCTCACTGGGTTTGCTATTCTCCCTTTCACCCCATGTGAACTCTGTGAATTAGACTCCACCCCCTTATCTGATAAACAGTCCCTGCTTGATTGTGATAGCTGACACATATTCTAAGGACCTGTACTGCTAGCCAACACGTTTAGAACCTGAGTGTCAAACAGGAGAATATACCAGTGTTTCAGATAACATTCACCTCATGGAGGAAGCTGTACTGCAGAATGTTGCACAATCTTTGAGGCTATGCACCCTTCTGCCTGAGGGAAGGAGGTGAACAGTTCACGGGCTGGGTGGAAGGGATCCCTCATGTTGTTCAAGTTGAGAACTATTTGCCATATCGTACAATATAATCCACATACATACTTtcatttagaatagaatagaaaaagtagaaaggcccacaaacaaacagcaactgaacggcactgcagtaaaggcctggcagagcattaaaaaggCGGAAACCAGCACCtggtgatgtccatgagttcaagacttcaggctgtcattgccagcaaagggttttcagccaagtattagaaatgaacattttattttcagttagttaatttttccaattacttttgggCCCCTGAAATGAATAGGTTGTCTTAAAAATGCTTTAGTTCTTCACATTTTTATGTAATCTTTTTGTTTAACCTGCTGAATTAAAGCTGGAAATCTGAACTTCAACTGGATCTGTTTCACTTAAAATTCATTGTGGTAAAAAATGTCTTAgcctttttaattattattgtaatGAGGGCATAAGTCAGAGGCAAGCTTTAGGAAAATCAGTACACAAATTACTTTTTGACTCAGTCTTGTAGACATCCAGTCCTGAAATATCTCAAATCTAGATGGTCAGTATATAAACAGCTCTATAAAAGCCAAGGCATTTGTGACATGTTTGCCTTTTCTGAGAAAACCTTACATTCAAAAGACTATGATTTTTTAGTTGAATGTGAAGCAGCAACTATCAGGCTGACATTAGATCAAATAAATACTTACACTGGGAACATTAAAGTTTTTCtgatttcaaacatttttatttaacaatGGCAGAAACAACTGAATTCTTTATTATTGGAATTATAGAAGAAACCAAAAGTTCATAAATGAGTGCAGAAAAACCTTTTACTGAATAAATCTGAGCAAAGGGTGGCTCCACCTCTTGTCTGTTGCTATCTGGGTTGCTAACTAATCTCACAGGTTCATCAGTAAACTGTCTAATCTGTTCCTCCACACTTTTTCTCTTATATACATTATGCACATtttgaataaatacatttaaaatgaatgtaaaaTTAGGATTCAGCTTCATGTAATGAAAATTCAAGCTGGCTGAATGATGATCGTGGatataataaaatgatacatATTATATCAAACTTGATTCTGTCTGTGATGATGACAAAGTTGCCCAAGCTGATTAAAATGACTCTTTTTATATCGTGGTAAGCACTGAAACCTGTTCATATTAAATCACACCATTAAAACTTAAAACTCGCTTTTTGTTTACGTGTTGCCATGGTGAATGATATAATCACACTTAACTCAGGCTTAACATACTCAGAGCTAATCGAACttgctctgattggctgttttggaaCAGGAAACTCTGTGTTTTGCTAATGTCAGACTTAATTAACTTAGAACATGCTTACAGAAACAGGAGCCTGCTTTCCTACCCCACCATGTAAGCCTCAGTAATTTCCATCCACTATCTGCGCTTCCTGTGATATGCAATGCAACTCGCCAGTTCTTCAGTGACATTCGGAGTCATTTCCTTTCTTGCATAAGTACTGTGCTTTGTTGGAGATTGTTGGAGTCGCTGCTTTTTGGGTACTAAATTATTATCAGAGGGTGATACATTGCTCTTACTCTCAGACATGCCTGGGCTTGTGTTATTGTTGCACAAGCAATGACATTGTGACAATAACAATATTATCACAGGCATTATTATATGGCACAGCTGCAGTCAAAACCCCCTACTGCCATAAATGGTCAATATGATATCAAATCTAAATAATATAAATCTATCTAAAACTGCAGTGAGAGTCACTGTGATTGGCGGCTTATTTTTAATGTACTGGGCCCAAACAAACAGCATTTCTATTAGAATATAGAATCTAGTGGAATACAGCACTgacatttttgattttaaataatAGGTAAATCCCGGCGTTACTAATCACATTCATTCTGGCTCTGCACCTTAACACAACagaacattcagtaatgtaGTTACTGTGATTAATTACCATGTGGGTTTCATGTCAGTTAATACAAATGAATCAAAGCTGCAGGTAAagcaaagcaagcaaagcaaagttTGTATTAAcagcaaattaaaacaaaactatttCGATTTCACACGCACCTCTTTCATGTGTATCCTGGTCGGTGGACGCCGGTTGCGGTTCCCTTTCGGTCTTGTTCGAGTAACATGCTCTAAATTGCTGCTTTGATCAACCTTCACCTGtgaaaataagaaataattTGAGTTTTAAAAGTACATGTTTATTAAAACCCAGACAAAGACAGGATTTAAGACAAATGTATGGCTCTATCGCATTCTTACCTCATCAAAAATTTTGTTCTTTGCTCGATTAATGCCATCACTGAGGGCTTTAATCCAAGCCTCCTTGTCCTCCGCTGTCTGAGCCTGGAATTTAACATCATGGACCTGTGAATGAATGAAGCAGACAACAGTCAACCCAAACTGAAGTAGATAATCAAACTGAAGATCTGCGACACAATAACAGGAGTACTGGCAGTTTTTCtcttctatttttaaaaaatgtgctcATCTTGGAATGGACTGTATATTAATATAACAGCTGGTGTTTACTGAAACTGACTGAGtaattattgtgtgttttatgaATAAGAAATAATCTATTTAGGCCACATTTCCCAAATGTGCCAGATAGGTATATTACATTAGAGAGTTATTGATTGCGTGGGGTATGAAAGACTTCTATTTGTCTTTGTGGCAATGGAGCTGAATCAGTATGTTGGAGAAGATGCTCCACTGTGTGTTCAGTAAGTGGTGTAGAGGCAGGTCAGGATTATCCATAAGGTTTTTCAGAGACCTCCTCTCCACTATAGCTTTGGCTGCAAATCTTCTTATATACAGCCTCTGTGTTGGTCTTCCAGTTCAGTTTGTCCTCCACCACATCAACATCCTGTCCAGAGATAATTACGGGCCATATAGTCATCCTCTTCCTTCTCAAGTCAATCAACAACTCTCTGGTAATATTCATATTCaaccctgt from the Oreochromis niloticus isolate F11D_XX linkage group LG1, O_niloticus_UMD_NMBU, whole genome shotgun sequence genome contains:
- the plekho2 gene encoding 104 kDa microneme/rhoptry antigen, encoding MEDGAKEDPAQKEPKFLSKAGWLKKGYGRLLASYKDRYIQVEKTEIVVYENEDLQNCLERLDLENYDKCHELKSPFTKKQRLILIRSAKSTNKVHDVKFQAQTAEDKEAWIKALSDGINRAKNKIFDEVKVDQSSNLEHVTRTRPKGNRNRRPPTRIHMKEVADVSSDGILRLDLDLEDAVMPNGAHYANVDGSETSKEKQLVPITEEEAQPDPDVSPPKKIIKPPMPPIKEAKPSTALEDEPQKNDGSEKKVPMPPLKEAKPSASPVEETTEEAKPEKISEITSDASKKAAPPPMPPNKPSSVSNVDALQSKPHSHPPMPPSKEKKPSHPGSETDQQVEGISTEDNEKEDDSRKETIETAVETDEAVQLIAKETSPDVKDDKHESPSTEETVSSNTKMVSECGEQIPTEALRKSPSPHPKFKKNPDECAEPDTQRIESSSATSYPKEGPDNTASVISVDSKDALAESEVPSLNDSTTESLTLSPLLYHLSGEKKKQDEKSVDSGQHSDDESEGSGSQDTLVAATAALRGSHSALDVADASEDNIQISVILRPAQVTTVPQVSSKNIKPIPPLKPSAKARSASIGDLLSESDACNQMKESSRGGAVSAGGSSDDVIKLETEVALEMEKTSKLLCKVSQDHGGSEEEDVPGDLLAEAMEKLKKADHVLREVKKLKFATNGSKRKSW